In Microbacterium binotii, one DNA window encodes the following:
- a CDS encoding HesA/MoeB/ThiF family protein, with product MSLPALVEPVAALSESERARTARHAVLAGFGELGQRRLAAGRVAVIGVGGLGSPVVLALAAAGVGELIVIDDDEVELTNLQRQVLHRVGDVGAPKIDSARRAAEDLGSATVVTGIRARIDETNADQLLADAHLVIDGSDTFATRAAVAAACERRGIPLVWGTVQEFAGQVTVFWSAPPKGVAPVVLADLYPPETVGEVPSCSQVGVLGALCVQVGGALAIEAVKLITGIGEPLLGRILLVDALTARVREVLLRPSDQSSAPAPLPLPDIAEIDTAEFEARRAAGVAVLDVREPEETDLGTVPGAQLVPLALVLENPAALGAGPYAVVCKAGMRAHRAARALAAAGADVVVLAGGMDAWSGGRA from the coding sequence ATGTCCCTGCCCGCGCTCGTCGAGCCGGTTGCCGCGCTGTCGGAGTCCGAGCGCGCCCGCACCGCACGCCACGCCGTCCTCGCCGGATTCGGTGAGCTCGGTCAACGCCGTCTCGCCGCCGGCCGCGTCGCCGTCATCGGCGTCGGCGGACTCGGCTCTCCCGTCGTTCTCGCACTGGCCGCCGCCGGTGTGGGCGAGCTCATCGTCATCGACGACGATGAGGTCGAGCTGACAAATCTGCAGCGTCAGGTGCTCCACCGCGTCGGGGACGTGGGGGCCCCGAAGATCGACAGCGCCCGCCGTGCCGCCGAAGACCTGGGGTCGGCCACCGTGGTCACCGGCATCCGTGCGCGCATCGACGAGACGAACGCGGATCAGCTGCTCGCCGACGCCCACCTGGTCATTGACGGCAGCGACACCTTCGCCACCCGCGCGGCGGTCGCCGCGGCCTGCGAGCGCCGCGGCATCCCTCTCGTGTGGGGAACCGTGCAGGAGTTCGCAGGCCAGGTGACCGTGTTCTGGTCGGCGCCGCCGAAGGGCGTCGCTCCCGTGGTGCTCGCGGATCTGTACCCGCCGGAGACGGTGGGCGAGGTGCCGTCGTGCTCCCAGGTCGGCGTCCTCGGCGCCCTGTGCGTGCAGGTCGGCGGAGCACTCGCGATCGAGGCCGTGAAGCTCATCACGGGGATCGGCGAGCCGCTGCTGGGCCGCATCCTGCTCGTCGACGCCCTCACCGCCCGCGTCCGCGAGGTCCTGCTGCGCCCGAGCGACCAGAGCTCGGCGCCGGCGCCCCTTCCGCTCCCCGACATCGCCGAGATCGACACCGCCGAGTTCGAGGCGCGCCGCGCCGCCGGCGTCGCCGTACTGGACGTGCGCGAGCCCGAGGAGACGGACCTGGGCACGGTTCCCGGCGCGCAGCTCGTGCCGCTGGCCCTCGTCCTCGAGAATCCCGCCGCGCTCGGTGCCGGCCCGTACGCGGTGGTCTGCAAGGCCGGGATGCGGGCGCACCGCGCCGCCCGCGCCCTCGCCGCCGCGGGCGCCGACGTTGTGGTGCTCGCTGGCGGCATGGATGCGTGGAGCGGAGGCCGCGCATGA
- a CDS encoding MerR family transcriptional regulator, producing MRIGELSARTGASVRALRYYEEQGLLHPRRTSAGQRVYHADDERVVSTIRDLFGAGFCSSVIAALLPAVSEPDASATAVEAVFDAAEARLASEMRQIDQEMRALAELRARWGLAPHMRVRGEAGSHDTSPSPEAAPSDHRDRRLR from the coding sequence ATGCGGATCGGAGAGCTGTCGGCGAGGACGGGGGCGTCCGTGCGGGCGCTTCGGTACTACGAGGAGCAGGGGTTGCTCCATCCGCGACGCACCTCCGCCGGTCAGCGTGTCTACCATGCCGATGACGAGCGCGTCGTCAGCACCATCCGGGACCTCTTCGGTGCGGGGTTCTGCAGTTCCGTGATTGCTGCCCTCCTGCCTGCCGTGAGTGAACCGGACGCGTCCGCGACGGCTGTCGAGGCGGTCTTCGACGCCGCCGAGGCGCGACTCGCGAGCGAGATGCGACAGATCGATCAGGAGATGCGCGCGCTTGCCGAGCTTCGCGCGAGATGGGGACTTGCCCCTCACATGCGCGTCAGGGGTGAGGCTGGGAGTCATGACACATCCCCCTCGCCCGAAGCAGCTCCGTCTGATCATCGAGACCGACGACTTCGATGA
- a CDS encoding VOC family protein — MTHPPRPKQLRLIIETDDFDEALRFYRDILGMPEQVAFATDGEDRVAILHAGVATIELATGVHARNIDAVEGVPPGSGSPLRMALEVEDTVDAVARVVDDGVIVLAAPTHTPFRSLNARVQGPAGWQVTLFQECESLEQRRKRPGFLTDGERDRSSEP, encoded by the coding sequence ATGACACATCCCCCTCGCCCGAAGCAGCTCCGTCTGATCATCGAGACCGACGACTTCGATGAAGCCCTTCGCTTCTACCGCGACATCCTGGGCATGCCCGAGCAGGTGGCCTTCGCCACGGACGGCGAGGACCGGGTCGCGATCCTCCACGCGGGCGTCGCGACCATCGAGTTGGCCACCGGCGTCCACGCGAGGAACATCGACGCGGTCGAGGGCGTGCCGCCGGGGTCGGGCTCGCCGCTTCGCATGGCCCTTGAGGTCGAGGACACCGTCGACGCCGTCGCGCGGGTCGTCGACGACGGCGTGATCGTTCTCGCTGCGCCCACGCACACGCCCTTCCGGTCGCTCAACGCGCGCGTGCAAGGGCCGGCGGGGTGGCAGGTCACGCTCTTCCAGGAGTGCGAATCCCTGGAGCAACGCCGGAAGCGGCCCGGGTTCCTGACCGATGGTGAGCGCGACCGGTCGTCGGAGCCGTAA
- a CDS encoding TOBE domain-containing protein — MRSFKVSHAARLLGVSDDTVRRWIDQGILPTTDATPVEIPGDALAARASELAAASDDPSDVLSSARNRFVGLVTRVQIDGVMAQVDIQAGPHRVVSLMTAESARDLALEPGSLAVAVVKATTVIVETPKD, encoded by the coding sequence ATGCGCTCTTTCAAGGTGTCTCACGCCGCCCGGCTTCTCGGCGTCAGCGACGACACCGTCCGGCGGTGGATCGACCAGGGCATCCTGCCGACGACCGATGCCACCCCTGTCGAGATCCCCGGCGACGCGCTCGCTGCACGGGCGAGCGAGCTCGCCGCCGCATCCGATGATCCGAGCGACGTACTCTCCAGCGCCCGCAACCGCTTCGTGGGCCTCGTCACGCGGGTCCAGATCGATGGGGTGATGGCGCAGGTCGACATCCAGGCCGGGCCGCACCGGGTCGTCTCGCTCATGACGGCGGAATCGGCCCGCGACCTCGCTCTCGAGCCCGGATCCCTCGCCGTCGCGGTCGTGAAGGCCACCACCGTCATCGTCGAGACCCCGAAGGACTGA
- the modA gene encoding molybdate ABC transporter substrate-binding protein, whose amino-acid sequence MPARRLSLIGLVVAGSLLLAGCAGAGEPASAPSASGAAELTGTLTISAAASLSGAFDEIAQDFEAEHPGVRIQPISYDGSSTLATQIIGGAPVDVFASADENNMDKVVDAGLAQGPQVFATNTLVIAVPRGNPAGIETLADLAKPGATVVLCAPEVPCGAASQKLLSAAGVTVTPVSQEQNVTAVLTKVAAGEADAGLVYATDVKGRDDVDSLTPEGAEAVVNRYPIVALKDAPDAEAAAAFVAYVRGERGQQILAAHGFGAP is encoded by the coding sequence ATGCCCGCTCGCCGCCTCTCCCTGATCGGCCTGGTCGTCGCGGGCTCCCTGCTGCTCGCCGGCTGTGCCGGCGCCGGCGAGCCGGCGTCCGCCCCGAGTGCCTCCGGCGCCGCGGAGCTGACCGGGACGCTCACGATCTCGGCCGCCGCATCCCTGAGCGGCGCGTTCGACGAGATCGCTCAGGACTTCGAGGCGGAGCACCCCGGCGTGCGGATCCAGCCCATCTCGTACGACGGCTCGTCGACCCTCGCAACCCAGATCATCGGCGGCGCCCCCGTCGACGTGTTCGCCTCGGCGGACGAGAACAACATGGACAAGGTCGTGGATGCGGGCCTCGCCCAAGGGCCGCAGGTGTTCGCCACCAACACGCTCGTCATCGCGGTGCCCCGGGGGAACCCCGCCGGCATCGAAACGCTCGCCGACCTGGCAAAGCCCGGTGCGACCGTCGTCCTGTGTGCGCCTGAGGTGCCGTGCGGCGCCGCATCCCAGAAGCTGCTGAGCGCAGCCGGCGTGACCGTGACACCGGTCAGCCAGGAGCAGAACGTGACCGCCGTGCTGACGAAGGTCGCCGCCGGCGAGGCCGACGCGGGCCTCGTCTACGCGACCGATGTCAAGGGCCGCGACGACGTGGACTCCCTCACGCCCGAAGGTGCGGAAGCCGTCGTCAACCGGTACCCGATCGTCGCGCTGAAGGACGCACCGGATGCGGAGGCCGCCGCGGCCTTCGTCGCGTACGTGCGCGGCGAACGGGGGCAGCAGATCCTCGCCGCGCACGGCTTCGGCGCACCGTGA
- a CDS encoding ABC transporter permease, with translation MSGAPGGHLPRSLAIPAAVGLAFLLLPLLALIARVEWSTFLSDITSPAALSALTLSLGTGAAATAVCVVVGVPLALLIARAAPRAAAVLRALVTVPLVLPPMVGGVALLYLFGRNGVLGDALGAIGVRVPFTTTAVVLAQVFVALPFLVLAVEGSLRAIGTGYERAAASLGAGRWTVLRRVTLPLAGPGLVAGVVLCFARAIGEFGATALFAGNAPGVTQTMPLAIYTAFNGAGVSQGAAVALSLLLLATAVLVLLLVRAWRPGAVR, from the coding sequence GTGAGCGGGGCGCCCGGCGGTCACCTGCCTCGCTCGCTCGCGATCCCCGCGGCGGTCGGGCTCGCATTCCTGCTGCTGCCTCTGCTCGCGCTGATCGCCCGTGTCGAGTGGTCCACCTTCCTCTCGGACATCACGTCGCCGGCTGCGCTGAGCGCGCTCACGCTGTCGCTGGGCACGGGGGCCGCCGCAACGGCCGTCTGCGTCGTCGTCGGCGTGCCGCTCGCGCTGCTCATCGCGCGTGCGGCTCCTCGCGCCGCGGCCGTGCTGCGCGCGCTCGTGACCGTGCCCCTCGTGCTCCCGCCGATGGTCGGCGGTGTCGCCCTGCTGTACCTGTTCGGTCGCAACGGGGTGCTCGGCGACGCCCTCGGTGCGATCGGGGTGCGCGTGCCGTTCACGACGACGGCCGTCGTCCTGGCGCAGGTCTTCGTCGCGCTCCCGTTCCTCGTGCTGGCGGTGGAAGGATCCCTGCGCGCGATCGGAACGGGCTACGAGCGAGCCGCCGCATCCCTCGGCGCCGGCCGGTGGACGGTGCTGCGCCGTGTCACCCTTCCCCTGGCGGGTCCCGGGCTCGTCGCCGGCGTCGTGCTCTGTTTCGCGCGGGCGATCGGCGAGTTCGGGGCGACGGCGCTGTTCGCCGGCAACGCTCCGGGCGTGACCCAGACCATGCCGCTTGCGATCTACACGGCGTTCAACGGGGCCGGCGTGTCACAGGGCGCCGCCGTCGCGCTGTCGCTGCTGCTGCTGGCGACCGCGGTGCTGGTGCTCCTGCTCGTGCGGGCCTGGCGGCCGGGGGCGGTGCGATGA
- a CDS encoding ABC transporter ATP-binding protein — MTAVHARIHVSRAGFDLDVPLSAASGETVAIMGPSGAGKSTLLDALAGLVSLTDGRIVLDEEEVSTPRFQLAPARRGTVLLGQDPHLFPHLSARENVAFGPRAAGTPARMAWGMAEEWLARVGLADAGKRRPADLSGGQQQRVAIARALAASPRLVLLDEPLTSLDPVTADGIRALLAEHLVGRTCVLVTHDAVDAVAFADRVAVVEAGRLTQEGAVRDVLGAPATAFVASLAGLNRVVGAAAAGGVRVDGALIEGRGDLRGAPEGAAVFRPGDVRIVGDGAPGSWSTRVARVEPTIAGARVHTATGGIAVDMSLDELAAHGLHAGAEVTLSVDPRRVRIVPA; from the coding sequence ATGACTGCGGTGCACGCCCGCATCCACGTCTCGCGGGCGGGATTCGACCTGGATGTTCCCCTCTCGGCGGCGTCCGGCGAGACGGTGGCGATCATGGGCCCGAGCGGTGCCGGCAAGTCCACGCTCCTGGACGCGCTCGCCGGTCTCGTGTCGCTGACCGATGGGCGGATCGTCCTCGACGAGGAGGAGGTCTCGACACCGCGGTTCCAGCTCGCACCGGCGCGCCGCGGCACCGTGCTGCTGGGCCAGGACCCCCACCTGTTCCCGCACCTGAGCGCGCGCGAGAATGTGGCATTCGGCCCCCGCGCCGCCGGGACGCCGGCGCGCATGGCGTGGGGGATGGCGGAGGAGTGGTTGGCGCGGGTAGGACTCGCGGATGCGGGGAAGCGGCGACCCGCCGACCTGTCCGGGGGCCAGCAGCAGCGCGTCGCGATCGCGCGCGCTCTCGCCGCATCCCCTCGGCTCGTGCTCCTCGATGAGCCGCTGACCTCGCTCGATCCCGTGACGGCGGACGGCATCCGGGCGCTCCTGGCCGAGCATCTCGTCGGCAGGACGTGCGTTCTGGTGACGCACGACGCGGTGGATGCGGTCGCCTTCGCCGATCGCGTCGCGGTGGTGGAGGCGGGCCGGCTCACCCAGGAAGGCGCGGTGCGCGACGTGCTCGGCGCGCCGGCGACGGCGTTCGTCGCGTCGCTGGCCGGGCTCAACCGCGTCGTGGGCGCCGCGGCAGCAGGCGGAGTTCGGGTCGACGGTGCGCTGATCGAGGGACGCGGAGACCTCCGCGGGGCGCCGGAGGGAGCGGCCGTGTTCCGCCCCGGGGATGTGAGGATCGTGGGCGACGGGGCGCCCGGGTCGTGGTCGACCCGCGTCGCGCGCGTGGAGCCCACGATCGCGGGCGCGCGCGTGCACACGGCCACCGGTGGGATCGCGGTTGACATGTCGCTCGACGAGCTTGCGGCGCACGGCCTGCATGCGGGGGCGGAGGTCACGCTGTCCGTCGACCCCCGTCGCGTGCGCATCGTCCCCGCCTGA
- a CDS encoding GNAT family N-acetyltransferase: MGVIRPFRPGDEDALAAVCLATAAAGSDAAGILTDDGLWADLYLSPYLDRHPDLAFVAEDAEGRPAGYIVATDDTIAFDAWFAEHWWPDHRARYAHTDAIARQWAIVAEADARTESSALRATHPAHLHIDLLPVLQGQGTGRRLVDTLVEALRERGVRGLHLGADARNAGALAFYDRLGFARAASPEGAQLFTLEF, encoded by the coding sequence ATGGGAGTCATCCGTCCGTTCCGCCCGGGTGACGAAGACGCGCTGGCGGCGGTCTGTCTCGCGACGGCGGCCGCCGGTTCCGACGCTGCGGGCATCCTGACCGACGACGGGCTTTGGGCCGACCTGTACCTGTCGCCGTACCTCGATCGGCATCCCGATCTCGCCTTCGTCGCCGAGGACGCCGAGGGGCGGCCGGCGGGATACATCGTCGCGACCGACGACACGATCGCCTTCGACGCGTGGTTCGCCGAGCACTGGTGGCCGGACCATCGCGCGCGTTACGCGCACACCGACGCGATCGCCAGGCAGTGGGCGATCGTCGCCGAAGCGGATGCGCGCACCGAGAGCAGCGCGCTGCGGGCCACCCACCCCGCGCACCTGCACATCGACCTGCTGCCCGTGCTGCAGGGGCAGGGCACGGGGCGGCGTCTGGTCGACACGCTCGTCGAGGCGCTGCGCGAGCGCGGCGTGCGCGGCCTGCACCTCGGCGCGGACGCCCGCAACGCGGGAGCGCTGGCCTTCTACGACCGCCTGGGATTCGCGCGCGCCGCGTCCCCCGAAGGCGCTCAGCTGTTCACGCTCGAGTTCTAG
- the cydC gene encoding thiol reductant ABC exporter subunit CydC, with amino-acid sequence MRTSDVLRSAQPPLRSFWWALAAGTGTAVSAIALLAASAWLITRSAEQPAVMYITAVVVAVRAFALGRGVFRYLERLSGHDAALGRLATVRADLVRRIVPLAPDGLGTTRRGALLSRLVDDVDELQNLPLRVVMPLATATLASVASVVFTAFLQPIAAAVLAVCLAAAFALAAWVGWRAGARAEKRIAPLRSHLSDALLDQLTALDVLTAFEATDAARTRIRHADEQLRQATVRRAGAQGLTSGAVSLVAGVASLATLLACAALLGQGGFDGPALAVVVLLPMAVFEVFGTVPLALAAWRQVRTAAQRVAETVPDDVPAGLPRDEPAAMGEAPALGDGLRLSGVAARWPDRLAAQTFQDDAAAASVDDAGRLADIDLHVRPGERVLVTGPSGAGKTTLAHVLVRFLDYEGSYRIGGVEVREISGDDLRRTIGLCEQSPYLFDETLRQNLLFARDSADDAELWDVLERVGLAEWARERGGLDADLGERGALVSGGQAQRIALARALLARFPVLVLDEPTAGVDPAASDRLLRDLLGAVEADRAVILISHVAPPEGLVDREVRLENGRLAASA; translated from the coding sequence GTGAGGACCTCCGACGTCCTGCGGTCGGCGCAGCCGCCGCTGCGCAGCTTCTGGTGGGCGCTCGCGGCCGGCACCGGAACCGCCGTCAGCGCGATCGCACTGCTGGCGGCCAGTGCCTGGCTCATCACGCGTTCCGCCGAACAGCCCGCGGTCATGTACATCACCGCGGTGGTGGTGGCCGTCCGCGCCTTCGCCCTCGGACGCGGCGTCTTCCGTTACCTGGAGCGGCTGAGCGGCCACGATGCCGCGCTCGGGCGCCTCGCCACCGTGCGCGCCGACCTCGTGCGCCGCATCGTGCCGCTCGCCCCCGACGGACTGGGCACGACCCGGCGCGGGGCGCTGCTGTCCCGCCTCGTCGACGACGTCGACGAACTTCAGAACCTGCCGCTGCGCGTCGTCATGCCCCTCGCGACGGCCACCCTCGCCTCGGTTGCCAGTGTCGTTTTCACGGCCTTCCTTCAACCGATCGCCGCCGCGGTGCTCGCCGTGTGCCTGGCGGCGGCGTTCGCGCTGGCCGCGTGGGTGGGCTGGCGCGCCGGCGCACGGGCCGAGAAGCGCATCGCGCCGCTGCGCTCCCACCTCTCCGACGCCCTCCTCGACCAGCTGACCGCTCTCGACGTGCTCACCGCGTTCGAGGCGACGGATGCGGCGCGCACCCGCATCCGTCACGCCGACGAGCAGCTGCGCCAGGCCACGGTGCGCCGCGCCGGCGCACAGGGGCTCACCTCCGGAGCGGTGTCGCTCGTGGCGGGTGTCGCCTCGCTCGCCACTCTGCTCGCCTGCGCCGCGCTGCTCGGGCAGGGCGGTTTCGACGGGCCCGCGCTGGCCGTCGTCGTGCTTCTGCCGATGGCGGTGTTCGAAGTCTTCGGGACCGTACCGCTGGCCCTCGCCGCATGGCGTCAGGTGCGCACGGCCGCACAGCGCGTGGCCGAGACGGTGCCCGACGACGTGCCCGCGGGACTCCCCCGCGACGAACCGGCGGCGATGGGAGAGGCCCCGGCCCTCGGCGACGGACTGCGCCTGTCAGGCGTCGCGGCCCGCTGGCCCGACCGCCTCGCCGCGCAGACGTTCCAGGACGACGCCGCGGCCGCATCCGTCGACGACGCCGGCCGGCTGGCGGACATCGACCTTCACGTGCGCCCGGGCGAGCGGGTCCTCGTCACGGGCCCGAGCGGCGCGGGCAAGACGACCCTCGCGCACGTTCTCGTGCGCTTCCTCGACTACGAGGGCTCTTACCGCATCGGTGGCGTGGAGGTGCGCGAGATCTCCGGCGACGACCTGCGTCGGACGATCGGTCTCTGCGAACAGTCGCCGTATCTCTTCGACGAAACGCTCCGCCAGAACCTGCTCTTCGCTCGCGACAGCGCGGATGATGCGGAGCTCTGGGATGTGCTGGAACGTGTCGGGCTCGCGGAATGGGCACGCGAGCGAGGCGGCCTCGATGCCGACCTCGGCGAGCGCGGCGCCCTCGTCTCCGGCGGGCAGGCGCAGCGGATCGCGCTCGCACGGGCGCTGCTCGCACGGTTCCCGGTGCTCGTGCTCGACGAGCCGACGGCGGGCGTGGATCCCGCCGCATCCGATCGGCTGCTGCGCGACCTGCTCGGTGCCGTCGAGGCCGACCGCGCCGTCATACTGATCTCGCACGTGGCACCCCCGGAGGGGCTGGTGGACCGGGAGGTGCGTCTCGAGAACGGCCGGCTGGCGGCATCCGCCTGA
- the cydD gene encoding thiol reductant ABC exporter subunit CydD: MSTDAATRASGSNRPIDPRLLRYSSASRHFLLITAAIVLAQTGVIIGFAWLLTTALVGAIAGEPVETLLPALGGAAALALVRGLLIAASERTSALGAARASLQLRAALVSAVDRLGPGWLSRRNSAALAVTAGHGLEALDAYFGRYLPQLVATAITMPVLIVTILVSDPLSGLIVVLTMPLIPLFMVLIGLATQTVQRRQYGTLQHLASRFADTVAGLGTLKVFGRQHRAARSIETVTGDYKRETMAVLRVSFLSGFALEFLASISVAIIAVEIGFRLLGGQMPLLVGLFVLLLAPEAYLPLRQVGVQFHAAAEGVAATDEIFQTLDDARALTSAASVAPAPATPPTTAGPLLRLDDLRVPRGDREIGPIDLELSAGEVVLLEGPSGAGKSSILAALLGFAEYTGRIEVAGSRATDTAARGILAWAGQRPGLVSGSVAENVALGGEHPDEALVARCLADAVADVDGALSLGVAGAGLSGGQAQRVAVARALYRMRRRGTPVLALDEPTSALDARTEAALWQTVRRAAQTEGAAVLLVSHRPTARTIADRVVAVSSTAAFGSAVDAIGEGGAS, from the coding sequence GTGAGTACGGACGCCGCCACCCGCGCGTCGGGCAGTAACCGCCCGATCGATCCGCGGCTGCTGCGATACAGCTCCGCGTCGCGGCACTTCCTGCTGATCACGGCGGCGATCGTGCTCGCACAGACCGGCGTGATCATCGGCTTCGCCTGGCTGCTGACGACCGCGCTTGTCGGCGCCATCGCCGGCGAGCCCGTCGAGACGCTCCTTCCGGCCCTCGGCGGCGCGGCGGCACTCGCGCTCGTGCGGGGGTTGCTGATCGCCGCATCCGAGCGCACCTCTGCGCTGGGAGCTGCGCGAGCGTCGCTGCAGCTGCGCGCAGCTCTGGTGTCGGCTGTCGACCGACTCGGCCCGGGATGGCTGTCCCGCCGCAACAGCGCAGCGCTCGCGGTCACGGCTGGCCACGGTCTGGAGGCGCTCGACGCCTACTTCGGCCGTTACCTGCCGCAGCTGGTCGCGACCGCGATCACCATGCCCGTCCTGATCGTCACGATCCTCGTCTCGGATCCGCTCTCGGGCCTCATCGTCGTACTCACGATGCCTCTCATCCCCCTGTTCATGGTGCTGATCGGTCTCGCCACACAGACCGTGCAGCGCCGACAGTACGGGACCCTGCAGCATCTGGCGTCCCGCTTCGCGGACACGGTGGCGGGTCTCGGCACGCTCAAGGTCTTCGGCCGCCAGCACCGCGCCGCGCGGAGCATCGAGACCGTCACGGGCGACTACAAGCGCGAGACGATGGCTGTGCTGCGCGTCTCGTTCCTGTCCGGCTTCGCGCTCGAGTTCCTGGCGTCCATCTCCGTCGCGATCATCGCGGTCGAGATCGGCTTCCGTCTGCTGGGCGGACAGATGCCGCTGCTGGTGGGCTTGTTCGTGCTCCTCCTCGCGCCGGAGGCGTACCTGCCGCTGCGGCAGGTGGGTGTGCAGTTCCACGCCGCGGCCGAGGGCGTCGCCGCGACCGACGAGATCTTCCAGACTCTGGACGACGCCCGCGCGCTGACGTCCGCAGCGTCGGTCGCCCCAGCCCCGGCGACGCCGCCGACGACAGCCGGCCCTCTGCTTCGCCTGGACGATCTGCGCGTACCGCGCGGGGATCGTGAGATCGGCCCGATCGACCTGGAGCTGTCGGCCGGAGAGGTCGTGCTGCTCGAGGGCCCCAGCGGCGCGGGCAAGTCGAGCATCCTCGCCGCGCTCCTCGGCTTCGCCGAGTACACGGGTCGTATCGAGGTCGCGGGTTCCCGGGCGACGGATACGGCCGCCCGCGGAATCCTGGCGTGGGCCGGTCAGCGACCCGGCCTCGTGAGCGGTTCGGTGGCGGAGAACGTCGCCCTCGGCGGCGAGCATCCCGATGAGGCTCTCGTGGCGCGATGCCTGGCCGACGCCGTCGCGGATGTCGACGGTGCACTGTCGCTCGGCGTCGCCGGCGCGGGGCTGTCGGGCGGCCAGGCGCAGCGCGTCGCGGTGGCACGCGCCCTGTACCGGATGCGGCGCCGCGGTACGCCCGTGCTCGCACTGGACGAGCCGACGAGCGCCCTCGATGCGCGCACCGAGGCTGCTCTGTGGCAGACCGTGCGCCGCGCGGCCCAGACCGAGGGCGCCGCCGTGCTGCTGGTCTCGCACCGGCCGACGGCTCGGACGATCGCCGATCGCGTCGTCGCCGTCTCGTCGACCGCCGCCTTCGGTTCCGCGGTGGACGCGATCGGAGAGGGAGGCGCGTCGTGA
- the cydB gene encoding cytochrome d ubiquinol oxidase subunit II: MDLAYLWFFIVGVLFVGYFVLDGFDFGVGMSLPFLGKDDIGRRQIINTIGPVWDLNETWVIVAGACLFAAFPEWYATLFSGFYLPLLLILLALIARGVSFEYRHQRDSLRWKKGFDTMIVVGSALPALLWGVAVANIVQGVPLDAHHEFTGSLLTLLNPYGLLGGLTTLLLFFTHGVYFVALKTDGQVRTDARKLARTSGLLTVVVAAAFLGWTVMNAMGAQAPALPLVIICAVLAAVLLIASVLANATDREGWAFAFGAGTVAFAVLTLWLALFPNVMPSSTDPAGTLTIENASSTDYTLTIMTWAAVVFLPLVLLYQGWTYWVFRKRVMRSRIEKAAEVVH, from the coding sequence ATGGATCTCGCATACCTCTGGTTCTTCATCGTCGGCGTGCTGTTCGTCGGATACTTCGTGCTCGACGGCTTCGACTTCGGCGTCGGGATGTCCCTGCCGTTCCTCGGCAAGGACGACATCGGCCGCCGGCAGATCATCAACACGATCGGCCCCGTCTGGGACCTCAACGAGACGTGGGTCATCGTCGCCGGCGCCTGCCTGTTCGCGGCATTCCCGGAGTGGTACGCCACGCTGTTCAGCGGGTTCTACCTGCCGCTGCTGCTCATCCTGCTCGCCCTCATCGCCCGCGGCGTCTCCTTCGAGTACCGCCACCAGCGCGACTCGCTGCGGTGGAAGAAGGGCTTCGACACGATGATCGTCGTCGGCTCCGCGCTTCCCGCACTGCTGTGGGGTGTGGCGGTCGCGAACATCGTGCAGGGTGTCCCACTGGACGCACACCACGAGTTCACGGGTTCGCTGCTGACGCTCCTGAACCCGTACGGCCTGCTCGGCGGTCTCACGACACTGCTGCTGTTCTTCACGCACGGCGTGTACTTCGTCGCGCTGAAGACCGACGGCCAGGTGCGCACCGACGCCCGCAAGCTGGCCCGCACCTCGGGACTGCTGACCGTCGTGGTCGCCGCCGCGTTCCTCGGCTGGACGGTCATGAACGCGATGGGCGCCCAGGCTCCCGCGCTGCCGCTCGTGATCATCTGCGCTGTCCTCGCGGCCGTGCTGCTGATCGCGTCCGTCCTGGCGAATGCGACCGACCGCGAGGGGTGGGCGTTCGCCTTCGGCGCGGGCACCGTGGCATTCGCCGTGCTGACGCTGTGGCTCGCGCTCTTCCCGAACGTCATGCCCTCCTCGACGGACCCCGCGGGCACCCTGACGATCGAGAACGCCTCGAGCACCGACTACACCCTCACGATCATGACCTGGGCCGCGGTGGTCTTCCTGCCGCTCGTGCTGCTCTACCAGGGATGGACGTACTGGGTCTTCCGCAAGCGCGTGATGCGCTCGCGGATCGAGAAGGCCGCAGAGGTCGTCCACTGA